A single Cucumis melo cultivar AY chromosome 4, USDA_Cmelo_AY_1.0, whole genome shotgun sequence DNA region contains:
- the LOC103503800 gene encoding cyclin-A2-1 isoform X2 encodes MSRENVTLQVEERSSRITRARAKELSESGGILCSSKSSGVQKHILRANSKRMASDDIKSCPGSSHGLPNKRRAVLKDVTNISTKGFDKNCRNVSNIQGAKTTRKISSKVKANVPSNAPEEILGAEEDANTRLAEDLSKIRVVEYREVSLRETLDEKERTAQTRSLTSRECGVSDMILSVSSEESIPQPNEKYMAPQRSAASRDRGVIDIDSNSKCLQSCSTYAPDIYDRIRVTELDQRASTNYMEQLQQDITANMRGILVDWLVEVSEEYNLVSDTLYLTVNLIDRFLSQNYIEKKRLQLVGVASMLIASKYEEICAPRVEDFCFITDNTYTKGEVVEMESEVLNILHFRLSVPTTKTFLRRFIQSAHASYKLPEVPSFSDRRIRRISCKMDT; translated from the exons ATGAGTAGGGAAAATGTTACTCTTCAAGTCGAAGAGCGCTCCAGCAGAATCACGAGAGCACGGGCAAAAGAGCTGAGCGAATCAGGAGGCATCTTATGTTCTTCAAAATCTTCTGGAGTTCAGAAGCATATTCTACGAGCTAACTCAAAAAGAATGGCATCTGATGATATTAAGAGTTGTCCAGGCTCTTCCCATGGCCTTCCTAACAAAAGAAGAGCAGTGCTCAAGGATGTGACTAACATTTCCACCAAAGGTTTTGATAAGAATTGCAGAAATGTTTCTAATATTCAG GGTGCCaaaacaacaagaaaaatttcttcaaaagttAAGGCAAATGTGCCTTCAAATGCTCCTGAAGAAATTTTAGGTGCAGAAGAAGATGCAAACACAAGACTGGCTGAGGATTTATCTAAAATAAGGGTGGTAGAATATCGAGAGGTCTCTCTAAGAGAGACTTTGGACGAAAAAGAGAGAACAGCGCAAACTAGGAGTCTTACCAGCAGAGAATGTGGAGTTTCAGATATGATTCTCTCTGTGTCTTCAGAAGAATCTATCCCTCAGCCAAATG AAAAATATATGGCACCTCAACGATCGGCAGCATCAAGGGATAGAGGTGTTATAGACATCGATTCAAACTCTAAATGTCTTCAATCATGCAGCACATATGCTCCAGACATATATGACAGGATACGTGTGACAGAG CTTGATCAAAGGGCCTCAACTAACTATATGGAACAGTTGCAGCAAGATATCACTGCAAACATGCGAGGAATACTGGTTGATTGGCTTGTAGAG GTTTCTGAAGAATATAATCTAGTTTCAGATACACTCTATCTCACTGTTAATCTCATCGATCGATTTCTCTCTCAAAATTATATCGAAAAGAAGCGACTACAACTTGTTGGTGTTGCAAGCATGTTAATTGCATC GAAATATGAAGAGATCTGTGCACCGCGAGTGGAAGATTTCTGCTTCATTACAGATAATACTTACACCAAAGGAGAG GTTGTAGAAATGGAGAGTGAAGTTTTGAACATACTGCACTTTCGGCTATCTGTTCCCACTACTAAGACATTTCTAAG GAGATTTATACAATCAGCTCATGCCTCTTACAAG CTTCCTGAAGTTCCTTCCTTCTCTGATCGCCGCATCCGCCGTATTTCTTGCAAGATGGACACTTGA
- the LOC103503800 gene encoding cyclin-A2-2 isoform X1, with protein MSRENVTLQVEERSSRITRARAKELSESGGILCSSKSSGVQKHILRANSKRMASDDIKSCPGSSHGLPNKRRAVLKDVTNISTKGFDKNCRNVSNIQGAKTTRKISSKVKANVPSNAPEEILGAEEDANTRLAEDLSKIRVVEYREVSLRETLDEKERTAQTRSLTSRECGVSDMILSVSSEESIPQPNEKYMAPQRSAASRDRGVIDIDSNSKCLQSCSTYAPDIYDRIRVTELDQRASTNYMEQLQQDITANMRGILVDWLVEVSEEYNLVSDTLYLTVNLIDRFLSQNYIEKKRLQLVGVASMLIASKYEEICAPRVEDFCFITDNTYTKGEVVEMESEVLNILHFRLSVPTTKTFLRRFIQSAHASYKVPCIELEFLANYLAELTLVEYSFLKFLPSLIAASAVFLARWTLDQSDHPWNPTLEHYTSYNVSQLKTVVLALQDLQLNTSASSLNAIRQKYKQPKFKCVATLTSTKSVLSLF; from the exons ATGAGTAGGGAAAATGTTACTCTTCAAGTCGAAGAGCGCTCCAGCAGAATCACGAGAGCACGGGCAAAAGAGCTGAGCGAATCAGGAGGCATCTTATGTTCTTCAAAATCTTCTGGAGTTCAGAAGCATATTCTACGAGCTAACTCAAAAAGAATGGCATCTGATGATATTAAGAGTTGTCCAGGCTCTTCCCATGGCCTTCCTAACAAAAGAAGAGCAGTGCTCAAGGATGTGACTAACATTTCCACCAAAGGTTTTGATAAGAATTGCAGAAATGTTTCTAATATTCAG GGTGCCaaaacaacaagaaaaatttcttcaaaagttAAGGCAAATGTGCCTTCAAATGCTCCTGAAGAAATTTTAGGTGCAGAAGAAGATGCAAACACAAGACTGGCTGAGGATTTATCTAAAATAAGGGTGGTAGAATATCGAGAGGTCTCTCTAAGAGAGACTTTGGACGAAAAAGAGAGAACAGCGCAAACTAGGAGTCTTACCAGCAGAGAATGTGGAGTTTCAGATATGATTCTCTCTGTGTCTTCAGAAGAATCTATCCCTCAGCCAAATG AAAAATATATGGCACCTCAACGATCGGCAGCATCAAGGGATAGAGGTGTTATAGACATCGATTCAAACTCTAAATGTCTTCAATCATGCAGCACATATGCTCCAGACATATATGACAGGATACGTGTGACAGAG CTTGATCAAAGGGCCTCAACTAACTATATGGAACAGTTGCAGCAAGATATCACTGCAAACATGCGAGGAATACTGGTTGATTGGCTTGTAGAG GTTTCTGAAGAATATAATCTAGTTTCAGATACACTCTATCTCACTGTTAATCTCATCGATCGATTTCTCTCTCAAAATTATATCGAAAAGAAGCGACTACAACTTGTTGGTGTTGCAAGCATGTTAATTGCATC GAAATATGAAGAGATCTGTGCACCGCGAGTGGAAGATTTCTGCTTCATTACAGATAATACTTACACCAAAGGAGAG GTTGTAGAAATGGAGAGTGAAGTTTTGAACATACTGCACTTTCGGCTATCTGTTCCCACTACTAAGACATTTCTAAG GAGATTTATACAATCAGCTCATGCCTCTTACAAG GTTCCTTGCATTGAACTTGAGTTTTTGGCCAATTATTTAGCTGAGTTGACTCTTGTTGAATACAGCTTCCTGAAGTTCCTTCCTTCTCTGATCGCCGCATCCGCCGTATTTCTTGCAAGATGGACACTTGACCAATCGGATCATCCGTGG AATCCAACCCTAGAGCACTATACCAGTTACAACGTTTCTCAGCTGAAGACTGTTGTGCTTGCCCTCCAAGACTTGCAACTTAACACCAGTGCTTCCTCGTTAAATGCCATACGTCAAAAGTATAAACAACCGAAG TTCAAATGCGTAGCTACATTAACGTCTACAAAATCAGTTCTATCACTATTTTGA